In a genomic window of Punica granatum isolate Tunisia-2019 chromosome 6, ASM765513v2, whole genome shotgun sequence:
- the LOC116209993 gene encoding dirigent protein 16-like, whose product MYAAGTLLLTLLAVLLVFLVHPLMAAVAAGEGSAAGTEPIIELYMHDILGGSSPTARPVTGLLGNIYSGQVPFARPLGFLPPEDGVAIPNANGVVPTINGNNGVPLGTGLAGTLFAPNGQNPNQNPNNVQTQLGPDGLGLGFGTITVIDDILTSSPQLGSQPIGKAQGVYLASSADGTTQMMAFTAMMEGAEYGDTLNFYGTFKIGSAMSRLSVTGGTGRFKNSCGFAEVRSLIPEGQIASGGVESLLRITVHLKY is encoded by the coding sequence ATGTATGCAGCAGGCACATTACTGTTGACCCTCCTTGCTGTGCTGCTCGTTTTTCTCGTGCACCCACTGATGGCTGCAGTAGCTGCTGGGGAAGGATCAGCAGCTGGGACTGAGCCAATCATTGAGCTGTACATGCACGACATTCTTGGGGGCAGCAGCCCTACGGCTAGGCCGGTCACAGGCCTGTTAGGGAACATATACAGCGGCCAGGTGCCTTTTGCGAGGCCACTCGGGTTCTTGCCCCCAGAGGACGGGGTGGCCATTCCCAACGCGAATGGTGTGGTTCCCACCATTAATGGAAATAACGGAGTCCCCTTGGGGACTGGCCTAGCTGGGACGCTGTTTGCACCCAATGGCCAAAACCCAAACCAAAATCCAAACAACGTCCAGACTCAGCTGGGTCCCGATGGGCTGGGCCTAGGGTTCGGGACAATCACCGTGATCGACGATATCCTCACTTCCAGTCCTCAGCTGGGTTCTCAGCCCATCGGCAAGGCACAGGGAGTGTATTTGGCAAGCTCTGCCGACGGAACGACGCAGATGATGGCATTCACAGCCATGATGGAAGGCGCTGAATACGGGGACACCCTGAACTTCTATGGAACGTTCAAGATTGGGAGCGCCATGTCGCGTCTATCGGTTACTGGTGGTACTGGGAGGTTCAAGAATTCGTGTGGATTTGCTGAAGTGAGGTCGCTCATCCCAGAAGGACAAATTGCTTCAGGTGGCGTCGAGTCACTACTGAGGATCACAGTCCATCTCAAGTACTAG
- the LOC116209992 gene encoding glutamic acid-rich protein, with translation METPNSSIRRVTRSQSAASCKNVPLSKLIEDSEQILSKSRQGKNAMQHQQQEINKSSALLDITNNSPIVGLAMGSLQTPSSSVAKKRSNFRKVMTPGSGEALLRGQVKTLLQKVEEKVELSKIPLETRPIFPYLQGFVDSPMGLLLAPTPANTPQVLNLSEDESAKNGLDLVTSSLNPNQELISQVVNETFDGKEHGEESLESQKSLITRSLLLDFSDKSEISDASECSSVLTQADGDTQEHNKDKSLTDEDNSSVWSIQANASTEKEDFDEEAEEEEEEIEEDDNEDYYDDNDLEEENGGSVEELCSGIEKISIMAVKFEGKHKRFVYNNDDEIVGEEEEEEEEKEVSGTGEGVSSPSIVKLNGLPTPKGKHMRFPLMEEDKEEEADSY, from the exons ATGGAGACCCCCAACTCGTCCATCAGAAGAGTCACGAGGTCGCAATCTGCCGCCAGTTGCAAGAATGTCCCCCTGTCCA AGTTGATTGAAGACTCGGAGCAGATCCTTTCGAAATCGAGGCAGGGGAAGAATGCGATGCAGCACCAGCAACAAGAAATCAACAAGTCCTCCGCGCTTCTCGACATCACCAACAACTCCCCTATCGTCGGGCTCGCGATGGGGAGCTTGCAGACTCCGTCGTCTTCGGTTGCCAAGAAGAGAAGCAACTTCAGGAAGGTTATGACTCCTGGGTCCGGTGAGGCCCTGCTGAGGGGTCAGGTGAAGACCCTACTGCAGAAAGTGGAAGAGAAGGTTGAGCTCTCGAAGATCCCGCTCGAAACCCGACCCATCTTTCCTTACCTACAGGGCTTCGTCGACTCTCCTATGGGGCTACTTCTCGCTCCGACTCCTGCTAATACACCTCAGGTTTTGAACCTATCAGAGGATGAAAGTGCAAAGAATGGTCTCGACTTGGTAACGAGCTCTCTGAATCCCAATCAAGAATTGATTTCTCAG GTTGTGAATGAGACATTTGACGGGAAGGAGCACGGAGAAGAGAGTCTTGAGTCACAGAAGAGCCTGATAACCCGGTCCCTGCTACTGGACTTCTCTGACAAGTCAGAAATCTCTGATGCATCGGAGTGCTCCTCGGTGCTGACCCAAGCCGACGGAGACACCCAAGAGCACAACAAGGACAAGTCTCTCACTGATGAGGACAACTCGTCTGTTTGGTCTATTCAGGCCAATGCTAGCACCGAGAAGGAGGACTTCgatgaagaagcagaagaggaggaggaggaaatcGAAGAAGACGACAACGAAGACTATTATGATGACAATGATTTAGAAGAAGAGAATGGTGGGTCTGTGGAGGAACTATGCTCGGGAATTGAGAAGATATCGATAATGGCAGTCAAGTTCGAAGGGAAACACAAGAGGTTCGTGTACAACAATGATGATGAGATTgtcggagaagaagaagaagaagaagaagagaaggaagtTAGTGGAACTGGTGAAGGTGTCTCCTCTCCAAGCATTGTGAAGTTGAATGGGTTGCCAACTCCCAAAGGAAAGCATATGAGGTTTCCATTGATGGAAGAGgacaaggaggaggaggctgACAGCTACTGA
- the LOC116209994 gene encoding snakin-2-like translates to MMSSTQVTLLALALLVSVIFLFHVTDAQKVDGSKEAASPVPVIKPIDCGEACAGRCKLSSRPNLCKRACGSCCAKCSCVPPGTAGNYEACPCYASLTTHKFIRKCP, encoded by the exons ATGATGTCCTCTACCCAAGTTACTCTGCTGGCTTTGGCGCTTCTCGTGTCGGTGATTTTCCTCTTCCATGTCACCGATGCTCAGAAAGTG GATGGCTCTAAGGAAGCAGCTTCTCCTGTACCAGTGATAAAGCCCATAG ATTGTGGGGAGGCTTGTGCTGGAAGGTGTAAATTGTCGTCGAGGCCGAACCTTTGCAAAAGAGCATGCGGAAGTTGCTGTGCAAAGTGCAGCTGCGTTCCCCCTGGCACTGCAGGCAACTACGAGGCGTGCCCGTGCTACGCTAGTCTTACAACCCATAAATTCATCCGCAAGTGCCCTTAA